The following coding sequences lie in one Metallumcola ferriviriculae genomic window:
- a CDS encoding flagellar hook-length control protein FliK, which produces MNIGLLMGQTNQFQGVSPQGFGLTGNGGPGNGQTANFEGILALLAMRLASGGSGVSPEIGQLGMDTAAIKQQLQELLTGGNQQLQQLLTTDQQQFLRMLTAKTEVPSELSKKGVDGEMLAAVLVLINLAATQVGEIKQRDVKPEINNAGYPRGFTEQQYLRLTSELDGNEAKFQGLFSNTKSNGKQEQLMAKVNQAFDTLGFTTQEINEFLISLQQSKAGSQAKHQGLQVLIDKVQQRLEETNVVPKQVNEFSAVAEHANETGANSQQTSMARHNEEAATQARDVTTPRDWLGQRDIQLDARGRQGESTNHNDEGKGGNFSDRAATAQINSRVDVNAAAGLSTGASLEVAGSKNGADVIQQLVQKLKADGTAGKSEVKVQLKPELLGKVSLKVELTNNGISAKIMVENQAVKHIIQQNLPQLKDAMQQQGIKVDQAEVYLGGSGQGAQFQFNGGRQQFRYAGQSSYPDASYLKDETEGQETLASNLVTSRVDYLA; this is translated from the coding sequence ATGAATATTGGCCTCTTGATGGGGCAGACAAACCAGTTTCAGGGTGTATCTCCGCAAGGCTTTGGCTTGACCGGAAATGGCGGGCCGGGAAATGGCCAGACGGCTAACTTTGAAGGGATTTTGGCTCTGCTGGCGATGCGCTTGGCATCGGGTGGTTCCGGGGTTTCCCCAGAAATAGGGCAGCTAGGTATGGATACCGCAGCAATTAAACAGCAGCTACAGGAACTTTTAACTGGGGGTAATCAGCAACTGCAGCAACTGTTAACAACCGACCAACAACAATTTTTACGCATGCTGACTGCCAAAACAGAAGTGCCCTCTGAACTTAGCAAAAAAGGTGTTGATGGAGAAATGTTGGCCGCAGTCTTGGTACTAATTAATTTAGCTGCTACCCAGGTGGGCGAAATAAAACAAAGGGATGTCAAGCCTGAAATAAATAATGCCGGATATCCTCGCGGGTTTACGGAACAACAGTATCTGCGTCTAACATCCGAGCTTGATGGAAATGAAGCAAAGTTTCAGGGGTTATTCTCCAACACTAAGTCGAATGGCAAGCAAGAACAGCTTATGGCAAAAGTTAATCAAGCATTTGACACACTGGGTTTTACTACCCAAGAAATAAACGAATTTTTAATTTCGCTACAGCAGTCAAAGGCAGGAAGTCAGGCTAAACACCAGGGGTTACAGGTTTTAATTGATAAAGTCCAACAACGCCTTGAGGAAACTAACGTCGTTCCCAAGCAAGTTAACGAATTTAGCGCAGTTGCTGAGCACGCTAACGAAACTGGTGCGAATTCACAGCAAACTAGCATGGCCCGGCACAATGAAGAAGCAGCTACGCAGGCCCGGGATGTCACTACTCCTAGGGACTGGTTAGGGCAGAGAGATATCCAGCTAGATGCCCGTGGCCGACAAGGTGAGAGTACTAATCATAATGATGAGGGCAAAGGCGGCAATTTCTCCGACAGGGCGGCAACTGCACAGATTAATAGCCGGGTGGATGTGAACGCGGCAGCAGGTCTTAGCACCGGGGCATCGTTGGAGGTTGCCGGCAGTAAGAACGGTGCCGATGTAATTCAGCAGTTGGTACAGAAGCTTAAGGCAGATGGAACTGCCGGAAAGTCTGAAGTGAAAGTGCAGTTAAAGCCTGAACTTTTAGGGAAGGTGTCACTAAAGGTGGAGCTGACGAATAACGGGATATCAGCCAAAATTATGGTGGAAAATCAAGCAGTGAAGCATATCATCCAGCAGAATTTGCCCCAATTAAAGGATGCCATGCAACAGCAGGGTATCAAGGTGGACCAAGCGGAGGTATACCTCGGCGGCAGTGGTCAAGGAGCTCAGTTTCAGTTTAATGGGGGAAGACAGCAATTTCGCTATGCTGGGCAATCCAGTTACCCTGACGCGTCCTACCTAAAGGACGAAACAGAGGGACAAGAAACTCTAGCGTCTAACTTGGTTACCAGTAGGGTTGATTATCTGGCTTGA
- the fliJ gene encoding flagellar export protein FliJ — MFHFRLQKVLDYKSFVEDEKKLRLGEANQMRLQEEEKLEGFKQEKRSNQINTHGSIDIAALSQRHRFLAVMDERIKHQYQNLLQAEDAIRQKQTELADAVRERKVFDKIKERRREQYEYEQNLRELKLMDEVATASFVRRKG; from the coding sequence ATGTTTCATTTTAGGTTGCAGAAGGTGTTAGATTATAAGAGTTTCGTAGAAGACGAAAAAAAACTGCGATTAGGTGAGGCGAACCAGATGCGCCTACAGGAAGAAGAGAAACTCGAAGGCTTTAAACAGGAAAAAAGGTCAAATCAGATAAACACTCATGGGAGCATTGATATAGCAGCTTTAAGCCAACGGCATCGGTTTTTGGCTGTGATGGATGAGCGAATTAAGCATCAATACCAGAATTTGCTGCAGGCTGAAGATGCGATCAGGCAGAAACAGACTGAATTAGCGGATGCGGTTAGAGAAAGAAAAGTATTTGATAAAATCAAGGAACGTCGACGGGAACAGTACGAGTACGAGCAGAACCTCAGGGAATTAAAGCTTATGGATGAGGTAGCAACGGCTTCTTTCGTGAGAAGGAAGGGTTGA
- the fliI gene encoding flagellar protein export ATPase FliI, with translation MAVEIAWERLIRQVETAVLGEIRGKVSKVVGLTVEAKGLKACIGEICNMYPPGNGAVRAEVVGFKENATLMMPLGQLGGVAPGCLVIPTGQPLTIDVGPHLLGQVVDGLGQPLEGKALQGGQGGSLYPVDNNPPNPLTRRRIDRKLETGVKAIDGLLTCGSGQRIGIFSGSGVGKSTLLGMIARESSADINVIGLIGERGREVLDFLEKDLGEEGLKRSVVVVATSDQPALIRIKGAMVATAIAEYFRDQGKQVMLMMDSVTRFAMAQREVGLAIGEPPASRGYTPSVFALLPKLLERSGNSAVGSITGLYTVLVDADDMNEPIADATRGILDGHIVLSRSIAAKNHFPAIDILESVSRLMNDICDEEHKRLAGRLKNLLATYKQSEDLISVGAYQKGSNPNVDESIKYYDRINDFLRQEMNQSYSAEETLKILQEAVV, from the coding sequence ATGGCAGTTGAAATAGCATGGGAACGTTTAATTCGACAAGTGGAAACAGCGGTACTGGGGGAAATAAGAGGAAAAGTTTCCAAGGTGGTAGGTCTTACAGTGGAGGCAAAAGGCCTGAAGGCCTGCATTGGGGAGATTTGTAATATGTATCCGCCGGGTAATGGCGCGGTAAGGGCTGAAGTGGTTGGTTTCAAGGAGAATGCCACCTTGATGATGCCCTTAGGTCAGTTAGGAGGGGTAGCACCCGGATGTCTGGTGATACCAACCGGGCAACCACTAACAATCGATGTAGGCCCGCATTTATTAGGCCAAGTCGTAGATGGGTTGGGTCAACCCTTGGAGGGCAAGGCATTGCAAGGTGGACAGGGCGGTTCTCTTTACCCTGTAGATAATAACCCGCCAAATCCTCTGACTAGACGGCGAATTGACCGAAAGCTGGAAACTGGTGTGAAAGCAATAGACGGGCTGCTTACCTGCGGCTCCGGCCAAAGAATTGGTATTTTCTCCGGAAGCGGTGTGGGAAAGAGTACGCTGTTGGGAATGATTGCCCGTGAAAGTAGTGCCGACATTAATGTTATTGGCTTAATTGGCGAGCGGGGGAGAGAGGTTCTTGACTTTCTGGAAAAGGATCTGGGTGAAGAAGGATTAAAACGTTCGGTGGTAGTTGTGGCCACTTCGGATCAACCGGCGCTGATTAGAATAAAAGGGGCAATGGTTGCCACGGCTATAGCTGAATATTTTCGGGATCAGGGAAAACAGGTAATGTTAATGATGGATTCGGTTACCCGTTTTGCTATGGCCCAGCGGGAAGTCGGTCTGGCTATTGGGGAACCACCGGCTAGCAGGGGCTATACTCCTTCGGTTTTTGCCTTATTACCTAAATTGTTGGAGCGGTCAGGAAATTCGGCTGTAGGGTCAATTACAGGCCTGTACACCGTACTGGTGGACGCTGATGATATGAACGAGCCTATTGCCGATGCGACCCGGGGGATACTGGATGGACATATTGTCTTGTCACGTAGTATAGCGGCAAAAAACCATTTCCCGGCGATAGATATCTTGGAAAGTGTCAGCAGGTTGATGAATGACATTTGCGATGAAGAACATAAAAGGTTAGCTGGTAGACTGAAGAACTTGTTGGCCACTTATAAACAGTCCGAGGACTTAATCAGCGTGGGTGCTTACCAAAAAGGCTCTAATCCTAATGTGGATGAATCAATAAAATACTATGACCGCATTAATGATTTTCTCAGGCAGGAGATGAATCAAAGTTATTCTGCGGAGGAGACATTAAAAATCCTACAGGAAGCAGTGGTTTAG
- a CDS encoding FliH/SctL family protein has protein sequence MLRKMPLDKQRQEINLRRDFEQAETIEDLEDSAEQQKANSMAEMEVLIKEAKAQAQQIISDADAKREEICREAQQQGYEEGFQKGVSAGRAEGQRLRSEAEELLAQARNWYAELIQESETKIIELATGIASKLVRGEMQTFPEHIVSVAQEAISSIKESSTYLIFANPQDTEMLRSKKDSLMQELPENVSLRILADQSITPGGCLLDTDKGQVEVTIEGQLDRLSRMLSGEHYGS, from the coding sequence GTGCTGAGAAAAATGCCTTTGGACAAGCAAAGGCAGGAAATCAATCTGCGCCGTGACTTTGAACAAGCGGAAACCATAGAGGATTTAGAAGACAGTGCGGAGCAGCAAAAGGCCAATTCAATGGCCGAAATGGAAGTATTGATAAAGGAAGCAAAAGCCCAGGCGCAGCAGATTATTAGTGATGCTGATGCAAAGCGGGAAGAGATATGCCGTGAGGCGCAGCAGCAGGGTTATGAAGAAGGGTTTCAGAAGGGTGTATCTGCCGGGCGCGCCGAAGGGCAGAGACTGAGGTCCGAGGCAGAAGAATTATTAGCACAAGCCAGGAATTGGTATGCTGAATTAATCCAGGAAAGTGAGACCAAGATTATTGAGCTTGCTACAGGCATTGCGTCTAAGCTAGTGCGAGGGGAAATGCAGACCTTTCCGGAACACATAGTATCTGTTGCGCAGGAAGCGATAAGCAGTATTAAAGAGAGCAGTACCTATCTGATATTTGCAAACCCTCAAGATACGGAAATGTTAAGATCCAAGAAGGATTCTCTCATGCAAGAGCTTCCGGAAAATGTCTCGCTTCGTATATTGGCGGATCAATCCATCACCCCTGGTGGGTGTCTGCTTGATACTGATAAAGGCCAAGTGGAGGTTACCATTGAAGGGCAGTTGGATAGATTAAGCAGGATGTTAAGTGGAGAGCACTATGGCAGTTGA
- the fliG gene encoding flagellar motor switch protein FliG has translation MITLGPELSSKILKNLPEPMIEEVTYEITNIGRVDVNSQQKVLEEFFQLYEAKEYIMNGGIKYAREMLEKALGPQKASDIIKKLMANSKIRPFSMIRKTDPKQLVSFIRNEHPQTIALILSHLEPDQASVVLGGLPEESQTEIARRVAVMERTSPEVIKEIEGVLEKKLASLVQQDFTVAGGIATLVEILNRVDRGTEKVILEDLEAQDHELADEIRKRMFVFEDIINLDDVSIRRVLREIDVKDLTLALKGSSDEVADRIFRNLSKRAGEMLKEDLDFMGPVRLRDVEEAQQRVVKSIRQLDEAGEIIISRGGEDAVVV, from the coding sequence ATGATTACCCTTGGTCCGGAGTTGTCCTCGAAAATCTTAAAAAACTTACCTGAACCTATGATTGAAGAAGTTACTTATGAAATCACCAACATTGGCAGGGTTGACGTTAATTCCCAGCAGAAGGTTTTGGAGGAGTTTTTTCAATTATATGAGGCAAAGGAATATATCATGAATGGGGGCATCAAGTATGCCCGAGAAATGCTGGAAAAGGCGCTAGGCCCGCAAAAGGCCAGTGATATCATAAAAAAACTCATGGCTAATTCGAAAATAAGACCATTTTCCATGATCCGTAAAACCGATCCTAAGCAATTGGTTAGTTTTATCAGAAATGAGCACCCCCAAACTATTGCGCTTATTCTATCGCATTTAGAACCGGACCAAGCATCGGTGGTCCTTGGGGGATTGCCTGAAGAAAGCCAGACGGAGATTGCCAGGCGGGTTGCGGTGATGGAAAGGACCTCGCCGGAAGTTATTAAGGAAATTGAAGGAGTATTGGAAAAGAAATTAGCGTCGTTGGTACAGCAGGATTTCACTGTTGCCGGCGGCATAGCCACACTGGTGGAAATTTTAAACCGTGTAGATAGAGGGACCGAAAAGGTGATTTTAGAGGATCTTGAAGCTCAGGATCACGAACTGGCAGATGAAATCCGTAAGCGGATGTTTGTCTTTGAAGACATCATTAATTTGGATGATGTATCCATCAGGCGAGTTTTGCGGGAAATTGATGTCAAGGATCTTACCTTGGCATTGAAGGGTTCCAGTGACGAAGTCGCTGACAGGATTTTCCGCAATCTTTCCAAACGTGCCGGTGAAATGCTGAAGGAAGACCTTGACTTCATGGGACCGGTGCGTTTAAGAGATGTTGAGGAAGCTCAGCAGCGAGTTGTTAAAAGCATCCGGCAGTTGGATGAAGCAGGGGAAATTATTATATCAAGAGGCGGGGAGGATGCTGTAGTTGTCTAA
- the fliF gene encoding flagellar basal-body MS-ring/collar protein FliF, producing MNLNGASSQALEKWSSLTAAKKSAAAVIGVAVVLALIFLFRGVGQTQYTPLFTQLNPQDASAVVEKLKEAGVNYQLADQGGTILVPEPRVYELRLQMASEGILPTEGVGFELFDQNKLGMTDFERQLNFQRALQEELRRTITAMEEVEQARVHLVLPEQSVFVEDQENASASVVIKLQPLAKMTPGQIKGIVMLVAYSVENLKPEDVHVIDMTGRILSDEIALGDDQSSVPGRMEQQELKRQFEDDLEDRVEKMLERIFGPGKAVAMISADLDFDQRQVTRISYGDDGTVRNEHLVDEETTSTNTSAGGVPGSDSNVSTYPAIENNQSNTTESIKSDVTRQYEIDQEQETVVNAPGALQRLSTAVTVDGPLTAQQEAQIKELVTTAIGYYPDRGDQITVTSMAFDNSLAEAAQQEMAEQAAKEAQQNQIKQYTTIGLAALALILAFIIIIVILRRRRAGDELDATIEEIVPIQDLSTDRVEQQQTEGKDQKQKLRRIVEEKPDEAVDLVKAWLEDN from the coding sequence ATGAACTTAAATGGTGCAAGTTCGCAAGCATTAGAAAAATGGTCATCTTTAACAGCAGCGAAGAAATCGGCAGCAGCAGTCATTGGGGTGGCCGTTGTTTTGGCTCTTATATTTCTTTTCCGTGGTGTGGGGCAAACCCAATACACACCTTTATTTACCCAGCTTAACCCCCAAGATGCTTCGGCAGTAGTAGAAAAGTTAAAGGAAGCAGGAGTTAACTATCAATTGGCCGACCAAGGCGGCACTATTCTTGTTCCTGAGCCCCGAGTATATGAACTCCGTTTACAAATGGCCAGTGAAGGAATATTGCCTACCGAAGGAGTCGGCTTTGAATTATTTGACCAAAATAAATTGGGTATGACGGATTTTGAACGTCAACTGAATTTCCAGAGAGCACTTCAGGAAGAATTGCGCCGCACCATCACAGCTATGGAGGAAGTGGAGCAGGCAAGGGTGCATTTGGTGCTCCCGGAACAGAGTGTTTTTGTAGAAGACCAGGAGAATGCTTCTGCTTCAGTAGTCATTAAATTGCAGCCATTGGCTAAGATGACACCAGGGCAGATTAAGGGAATCGTCATGCTGGTAGCCTATAGTGTTGAAAATCTTAAACCGGAAGATGTCCATGTTATCGATATGACTGGCCGAATTTTGTCAGACGAGATTGCCCTGGGCGATGATCAGTCAAGTGTTCCCGGTCGAATGGAACAGCAAGAACTGAAGCGGCAATTTGAAGATGACCTGGAAGACCGCGTTGAAAAGATGCTGGAGCGTATTTTCGGTCCAGGGAAAGCGGTGGCCATGATCAGCGCGGATTTGGATTTTGATCAGCGCCAGGTTACCAGAATCAGCTATGGCGACGATGGTACCGTGAGAAATGAGCATCTAGTAGACGAAGAGACGACATCTACCAACACTTCTGCCGGTGGTGTACCTGGAAGTGACTCTAATGTCAGTACCTATCCAGCTATTGAAAATAATCAAAGCAATACGACCGAGTCTATTAAATCGGATGTTACCCGTCAATATGAGATTGACCAAGAGCAGGAAACAGTAGTAAATGCACCTGGGGCGTTGCAGAGATTGTCCACGGCAGTGACGGTGGACGGGCCTTTGACTGCACAGCAGGAGGCGCAAATAAAAGAGCTGGTAACCACTGCCATCGGTTACTATCCGGATAGGGGTGACCAGATTACCGTGACCAGTATGGCCTTCGATAACAGCCTAGCGGAAGCAGCCCAACAGGAAATGGCAGAGCAAGCCGCAAAAGAAGCGCAGCAGAACCAGATCAAGCAGTACACTACCATCGGTTTGGCGGCACTGGCGTTGATTTTAGCATTTATTATTATCATAGTTATACTTCGTCGGCGGCGTGCAGGGGATGAACTGGATGCAACAATAGAGGAAATAGTGCCTATTCAGGATTTGAGCACAGATCGGGTTGAGCAGCAGCAGACGGAGGGTAAAGACCAGAAGCAAAAACTTCGTCGTATTGTTGAAGAGAAACCAGACGAAGCAGTGGATTTAGTCAAGGCATGGCTTGAAGATAATTAA
- the fliE gene encoding flagellar hook-basal body complex protein FliE: MKVDLQTVNPLQTAFKAAGNSKIGETNEGPSFADQLKKAFYEVNDMQVRADKITEQFVAGKVEDIHQVTVATEQANLALQLTVQVRNKIVEAYQEIARMQV; encoded by the coding sequence ATGAAAGTCGATTTGCAAACAGTAAATCCCTTACAGACCGCCTTTAAGGCGGCAGGTAATTCCAAAATTGGTGAGACCAATGAGGGCCCTTCTTTTGCTGACCAGTTAAAGAAAGCTTTCTATGAGGTTAACGATATGCAAGTAAGGGCTGACAAAATAACCGAGCAGTTCGTTGCCGGAAAGGTGGAAGATATCCACCAAGTTACCGTAGCGACTGAACAGGCCAACCTCGCATTACAACTAACAGTACAAGTTCGAAATAAAATCGTTGAAGCATACCAGGAAATAGCCCGTATGCAGGTATAG
- the flgC gene encoding flagellar basal body rod protein FlgC: MKLFQSMATSVSALTAERLRMDLISSNIANINTTRTAEGGPYRRKVPIFAEVLQQNMEGETVGQGVKVSAIREDGSPPKMIFDPEHPDANDEGYVAMPNINVVKEMVDLVTATRTYEANVTVLNAAKTIATKALTIGR, from the coding sequence ATGAAGTTATTTCAATCCATGGCGACCAGTGTTAGCGCGCTGACAGCCGAACGACTGCGGATGGACCTTATTTCCAGTAATATTGCCAATATTAATACCACTCGTACCGCTGAGGGCGGCCCTTATCGCCGTAAGGTGCCGATATTTGCGGAAGTACTGCAGCAGAACATGGAGGGGGAGACGGTTGGTCAAGGAGTAAAGGTGTCTGCAATAAGGGAAGATGGCTCTCCGCCGAAAATGATTTTTGATCCGGAGCATCCTGATGCTAATGATGAGGGTTATGTGGCTATGCCCAATATTAATGTTGTTAAAGAAATGGTGGATCTGGTTACTGCCACTAGAACTTATGAGGCTAATGTAACTGTATTAAACGCAGCTAAAACTATAGCGACTAAAGCGTTAACCATAGGCAGGTAG
- the flgB gene encoding flagellar basal body rod protein FlgB encodes MNGLLNDVTSQLLTKALNVGAIRQRVISNNIANINTPGFKRSFVTFEDQLQEALARTEGFANKQVGVKPEIIQDESSSMRQDGNNVDMDKEMANLAMNSINYSTAARQLNKKFAMLRYVITEGRG; translated from the coding sequence ATGAACGGTCTACTAAATGATGTGACTTCTCAACTGTTGACCAAGGCTTTGAATGTGGGTGCTATCAGGCAGCGTGTTATCAGTAATAACATTGCTAATATCAACACGCCCGGATTCAAACGCTCCTTTGTTACCTTTGAAGACCAACTGCAGGAAGCACTAGCTCGAACTGAAGGTTTTGCAAACAAGCAGGTAGGGGTCAAACCGGAGATAATTCAGGACGAAAGCAGCTCCATGCGCCAGGACGGAAATAATGTAGACATGGATAAAGAGATGGCCAATTTGGCCATGAACTCCATTAACTACAGCACGGCGGCGCGGCAGCTTAATAAGAAATTTGCCATGCTGCGTTATGTGATTACTGAGGGAAGGGGATAG
- a CDS encoding methyltransferase domain-containing protein has product MAIKQNILIAIECNINKGNLRRAKELLSHYYTQYGMDEAYCSTMAVIHIHGGQYPSAQVILEQGLRINAINLDLLFNLAFLQFLRGDIIYAGYLCEKIQTLSNDENLITEVRDLISKIDSSDPSVKRANHRCNICSSEVNRFLPWGGYISPAVSEYQIIGSDIENFSCPRCRAHDRERHMVLFFDTLDFWQENIIGRRVLHMAPEKHIKKIIDLLGTVEYVRGDLYPTSNDVKRINITNINYENNHFDFIICNHVLEHIVDDQKAIKELYRVLKPGGKAVLQTPYSAKIKVSYEDETIVAEQNRLEKFGQADHVRIYGLDFFERLKAAGFEVAIIQNSSLFTKEDAFHYGFNEKEDLILVQK; this is encoded by the coding sequence ATGGCAATAAAGCAAAACATTTTAATAGCAATTGAATGTAATATTAACAAGGGAAATTTGCGCCGTGCCAAAGAATTACTATCGCATTATTACACTCAGTATGGTATGGATGAGGCATACTGCAGTACCATGGCGGTAATACATATTCACGGCGGCCAATATCCATCAGCCCAAGTGATATTGGAGCAAGGCCTTCGAATTAATGCTATAAACCTAGATTTATTGTTCAATTTAGCATTTCTGCAATTTTTACGTGGTGACATCATATATGCCGGATACCTTTGCGAGAAAATCCAAACACTGTCAAATGATGAAAACTTAATTACTGAGGTGAGGGATTTAATTAGCAAAATAGATTCAAGTGACCCTAGTGTAAAAAGAGCAAACCATAGATGTAATATTTGTTCCTCTGAAGTAAATAGGTTTTTGCCTTGGGGAGGCTACATATCTCCAGCGGTGAGTGAATATCAAATAATAGGCAGCGATATAGAAAATTTTTCTTGCCCTCGTTGTCGGGCTCACGATAGGGAAAGGCATATGGTGCTTTTCTTTGATACGCTTGATTTTTGGCAAGAGAACATAATTGGTAGGCGCGTTCTGCATATGGCACCAGAAAAGCATATTAAAAAAATAATCGACCTTTTAGGTACAGTTGAGTATGTCCGTGGTGATTTGTACCCAACTAGTAATGATGTCAAAAGAATTAATATTACTAACATTAACTATGAAAATAATCACTTTGATTTTATTATTTGTAATCATGTTTTGGAACATATTGTAGACGACCAAAAGGCAATAAAGGAGCTTTACCGGGTGCTAAAACCTGGAGGGAAGGCGGTGCTACAAACGCCATACTCAGCCAAGATCAAAGTTTCGTATGAAGATGAAACAATTGTTGCTGAGCAAAATAGATTGGAAAAATTCGGACAAGCAGACCACGTGAGAATATATGGCTTAGATTTTTTTGAAAGACTTAAGGCCGCGGGTTTTGAAGTGGCTATTATCCAAAATAGTAGCTTATTTACAAAAGAAGATGCTTTTCATTATGGATTTAATGAAAAAGAAGATCTGATATTAGTGCAAAAATAA
- a CDS encoding acyltransferase: MFKCQGKNINIFDRAKIVYPENIELGSNVIIDDFVLIVAKKRIVIGNNVHIASFTSITGNEEFIAEDFSAISSGCRIFTSTDDYSGAYLSNPTVPDKYKNVFSAPVVIKKYSLVGANSVILPGSIIEEGVSIGANSLVKGLTEPYCLYVGNPIKKIRHKDEKQFKRLEKDYLSRLQGKK, from the coding sequence ATGTTTAAATGTCAAGGTAAAAACATAAATATTTTTGACAGAGCAAAAATTGTTTATCCTGAGAATATAGAACTGGGAAGCAACGTGATTATCGATGACTTTGTTTTGATAGTTGCCAAAAAAAGAATAGTTATTGGCAACAATGTTCATATTGCCAGCTTCACTAGTATCACGGGGAACGAAGAATTTATCGCTGAGGATTTCAGTGCGATTTCATCTGGATGCCGCATCTTCACAAGTACTGATGATTATTCTGGAGCCTACCTGTCTAACCCCACAGTACCAGATAAATATAAGAATGTGTTTTCCGCACCCGTTGTTATAAAGAAGTATTCCCTTGTTGGTGCTAATTCGGTAATTTTGCCAGGAAGTATTATAGAAGAAGGTGTTAGCATTGGTGCTAACAGTCTGGTAAAGGGTTTGACTGAGCCATATTGCCTGTACGTTGGAAATCCAATAAAAAAGATCCGCCATAAAGATGAAAAACAATTTAAAAGATTAGAAAAGGATTATTTGTCAAGATTGCAGGGGAAAAAGTAG
- a CDS encoding DegT/DnrJ/EryC1/StrS family aminotransferase, whose product MTMINVTKTYLPNVEKYKHYVDRIFASGWVTNNGQVMQELEQRLKDYLQVENLVLVSNGTLALQVAYKLLGITGDVITTPFSFVATTSSLVWEGLNPIFVDIHPQTLNLDWTKLEDAITEETSCILPVHVFGNGCHVKKIHNIASKYGLKVIYDAAHAFGVKFKDKSIFDFGDISVLSFHATKAFHSIEGGALIFNDNKLYEKAKLMINFGIDGPDMITELGINAKMNEFQAAMGLCVLDDIDEITKKRKSVYKYYLEALSEIHSLQIPQPNKLFTSNYNYFPIIFSSERELLKIKMLFEQDNIYPRRYFYPSLEKLPYIKGSGNVPIADDISRRILCLPLFATLTRPEQDKIISILVGNLSTDAF is encoded by the coding sequence TTGACTATGATAAATGTAACCAAAACATATTTACCTAATGTTGAAAAATATAAACACTATGTTGACAGAATATTTGCGTCCGGCTGGGTTACTAATAATGGGCAGGTCATGCAGGAACTGGAACAAAGGTTAAAAGACTATTTACAGGTAGAGAATTTAGTGTTGGTTAGCAACGGAACATTAGCACTTCAGGTTGCATATAAATTGCTAGGTATTACGGGAGACGTTATAACCACCCCATTTTCCTTTGTGGCTACCACGAGCAGTTTGGTATGGGAAGGTCTAAACCCTATATTTGTGGATATACATCCACAAACGCTGAATTTGGACTGGACCAAATTAGAGGATGCAATTACTGAAGAAACCTCTTGTATTTTGCCCGTTCATGTTTTCGGCAACGGGTGCCATGTTAAAAAGATACACAATATAGCAAGCAAGTATGGTTTAAAAGTTATTTATGATGCTGCACATGCTTTTGGGGTTAAATTTAAGGATAAGAGTATCTTTGACTTTGGAGACATATCTGTGCTTAGCTTTCATGCAACCAAAGCCTTTCACTCCATAGAGGGGGGCGCATTGATTTTTAATGATAACAAGTTATATGAAAAAGCTAAACTAATGATAAACTTTGGTATTGATGGGCCGGACATGATCACCGAACTTGGCATAAATGCAAAGATGAATGAATTTCAAGCTGCCATGGGCCTCTGCGTCTTGGACGATATTGATGAAATCACGAAAAAACGTAAAAGTGTCTATAAATATTATTTAGAAGCACTTTCAGAAATACATTCTTTACAGATTCCTCAACCAAATAAATTATTTACCTCTAACTACAATTACTTCCCGATAATTTTTAGCAGCGAGCGAGAGTTATTAAAAATTAAAATGCTGTTTGAACAGGATAATATTTATCCTCGAAGGTATTTCTATCCGTCATTAGAAAAATTGCCATATATTAAAGGTTCAGGTAATGTACCTATTGCCGATGACATATCGCGGCGGATATTATGCCTGCCTTTATTTGCCACATTAACACGGCCAGAGCAAGATAAGATTATCAGCATTTTAGTAGGGAATCTATCCACGGATGCTTTCTAG